From a single Solanum dulcamara chromosome 4, daSolDulc1.2, whole genome shotgun sequence genomic region:
- the LOC129887930 gene encoding cysteine-rich receptor-like protein kinase 2 isoform X1 yields the protein MRTDVTYVVSLTLFSMLYSSSGKMERATPSLLCSHFVIMLILLLTDTSVAEPRSQIIQLICGNSTTVSVENSVRTLEKLSEQLSSRGYGVGVTGTGPDATYGLGQCYGDLSLIDCSLCFSEARTHITLCFPNNGGRIYLDGCFMRAENYRFNDQYLGPEDRRVCGNRTTKGSLFQQNARLAVQQAAANAPSNNGYARAQVSMHRPFNDTAYVLADCWKTLNANSCAACLQNASASMLGCLPWSEGRALYTGCFMRYSDTNFLNAISTSGGSSSRGKVVVTVIVVSSAVVLGAGAFIGIGVWKNKQIQKKRKGANDAEKLVKILHDISLNFKYSALDKATGSFDEANKLGQGGFGTVYKGVLADGREIAVKRLFFNNKHRVADFYNEVNIVSSIEHKNLIRLLGCSCSGPESLLVYELLPNQSLDRFIFDPIKGKALNWEKRFEIIIGTVEGLVYLHENTKTRIIHRDIKASNILLDSRLRAKIADFGLARSFQDDKSHISTVLAGTLGYMAPEYLAHGQLTEKADVYSLGVLLLEIVTGRQNNTRKNTEYTISLVSDVWEHFQRGIVKELFDPNLMLHNCHTINVQNEVVRVLHVGLLCTQEIPTLRPSMSKALQMFIKKDEELPHPTKPPFVDDKTMELHDPWEKYSLKQGESATIAVLSHSSFYPR from the exons ATGCGAACGGATGTGACCTATGTTGTTTCTCTTACATTGTTTTCTATGTTGTACAGTTCATCTGGGAAAATGGAGAGAGCAACTCCTTCATTGTTATGTAGTCACTTTGTTATCATGTTGATCCTACTTCTAACAGATACATCAGTGGCTGAACCAAGATCCCAGATAATCCAGCTCATATGTGGAAACAGCACGACGGTTTCCGTAGAAAATTCTGTTCGTACATTAGAAAAATTAAGTGAACAACTGAGTAGTAGAGGATATGGAGTAGGAGTTACTGGCACTGGACCAGATGCTACCTATGGACTTGGCCAATGCTATGGTGATCTTTCATTAATTGACTGTAGCTTATGCTTCTCTGAAGCGCGGACCCATATTACCCTGTGCTTCCCTAATAATGGAGGGCGAATTTATCTTGATGGCTGCTTTATGAGAGCGGAAAATTACAGGTTCAATGACCAGTATTTAGGTCCAGAGGACAGGCGAGTATGCGGAAACAGGACGACAAAGGGTTCATTGTTCCAACAGAATGCTAGGCTAGCCGTTCAACAAGCAGCTGCAAATGCACCGAGTAATAATGGCTATGCGCGTGCCCAAGTGTCAATGCACAGGCCTTTCAATGATACAGCTTATGTTCTCGCTGATTGCTGGAAGACGCTGAATGCAAATTCTTGTGCAGCGTGTTTACAAAATGCATCTGCATCCATGTTGGGATGCTTACCTTGGTCAGAAGGTAGAGCTCTGTACACCGGATGCTTCATGAGGTATTCCGATACCAATTTTCTCAATGCTATTTCTACCAGTGGAGGCTCGTCATCAAGGg GAAAAGTTGTAGTCACTGTCATTGTTGTTAGTTCCGCAGTCGTTTTGGGAGCAGGTGCTTTCATTGGTATTGGCGTCTGGAAGAACAAACAAATccagaagaagagaaaag GTGCAAATGATGCCGAGAAATTAGTGAAGATCCTTCATGACATCAGCTTGAACTTCAAGTACTCGGCACTTGACAAAGCCACAGGGTCATTTGATGAGGCCAACAAGCTCGGGCAAGGTGGATTTGGCACGGTTTATAAG GGTGTTTTAGCAGATGGGAGAGAGATCGCCGTCAAAAGGCTGTTCTTCAACAACAAACATAGAGTTGCAGATTTTTATAACGAGGTTAACATAGTCAGCAGCATTGAGCACAAAAATTTGATAAGGTTATTGGGTTGCAGCTGCTCAGGACCGGAAAGCCTTCTTGTATACGAGCTCCTCCCTAACCAAAGTCTTGATCGCTTCATATTTG ACCCTATCAAAGGTAAAGCTCTAAACTGGGAGAAGAGATTTGAGATAATTATAGGTACGGTAGAAGGATTGGTATACCTTCACGAGAACACAAAGACACGAATAATTCACAGAGACATAAAAGCAAGCAACATCCTGTTGGACTCGAGGCTCCGTGCAAAAATAGCTGATTTTGGATTGGCCAGGTCATTCCAAGACGACAAGAGTCACATAAGCACTGTCCTTGCTGGCACATT AGGATATATGGCTCCAGAATACTTAGCGCACGGTCAGTTAACAGAAAAAGCAGACGTCTACAGCTTAGGAGTTCTTCTACTAGAGATTGTTACTGGAAGACAAAATAACACGAGAAAAAACACCGAATATACAATCAGCTTAGTTTCTGAT GTGTGGGAGCACTTTCAACGCGGGATAGTGAAGGAACTTTTCGATCCGAATCTCATGTTGCATAACTGCCATACAATCAATGTACAAAATGAGGTTGTGAGAGTGTTACATGTTGGACTTTTGTGCACTCAAGAGATCCCAACGTTACGGCCATCCATGTCTAAGGCATTACAAATGTTCATCAAGAAAGATGAAGAGTTGCCTCATCCTACTAAGCCGCCATTCGTGGATGACAAAACTATGGAACTTCATGACCCTTGGGAGAAGTACTCGCTTAAACAAGGCGAATCTGCTACGATTGCCGTCTTATCTCACAGTTCTTTTTACCCCAGATGA
- the LOC129885222 gene encoding cysteine-rich receptor-like protein kinase 2 isoform X1 produces the protein MEMLAPSILCSLFVIALILLLSDTSVAVPRSQTVQIICGTQLEHNTTIFVPNFVGVMETISQQMRTRGYGVSVTGTGPDANYGLAQCYGDLSLLDCVLCYAEARTVLPQCFPYNGGRIYLDGCFMRAENYTFYDQYLGPEDRHVCGNRTTKGTLFQQNARLAVQEAVVNAPRNNGYARAQVSVPGPSNETAYVLADCWKTLSANSCAACLQNASASMLGCLPWTEGRALYTGCFMRYSNTNFLNDIFASGDSSSRGNIVVIVIVVVSSVVVLGVGAVIGIYVWKNKQIQKKRKGANDAEKLVKILHDNSLNFKYSTLDKATGSFDEANKLGQGGFGTVYKGVLADGREIAVKRLFFNNKHRAADFYNEVNIISSVEHKNLVRLLGCSCAGPESLLVYEFLPNKSLDRFIFDPIKGKALNWEKRFEIIIGTVEGLVYLHENTKTRIIHRDIKASNILLDSRFRAKIADFGLARSFQEDKSHISTAIAGTLGYMAPEYLAHGQLTEKADVYSFGVLLLEIVTGRQNNRSKHAEYTDSLVSIAWEHFQRGIVKKLFDPNLMLNNNHTINVQNEITRVLHVGLLCTQEIPTLRPSMSKALQMFVKKDEELPPPTNPPFVDEKTMELHDPWEKYSLKQGDSASIANLSHSSFYPR, from the exons ATGGAGATGCTAGCCCCTTCAATTTTATGTAGTCTCTTTGTTATTGCGTTGATCCTACTTCTATCAGATACATCAGTGGCTGTACCAAGATCTCAGACAGTCCAGATCATATGTGGAACTCAACTCGAGCATAATACGACGATTTTTGTCCCAAATTTTGTAGGAGTTATGGAAACTATAAGCCAGCAAATGAGAACTAGAGGATATGGAGTATCAGTTACTGGCACTGGACCAGATGCTAACTATGGACTTGCCCAATGCTATGGTGATCTTTCTTTACTCGACTGCGTCTTATGCTATGCTGAAGCGCGAACGGTTCTGCCCCAGTGCTTCCCTTATAACGGAGGGCGAATTTATCTTGATGGATGCTTTATGAGAGCGGAGAATTACACGTTCTATGACCAGTACTTAGGTCCAGAGGACAGGCATGTATGTGGAAACAGGACGACAAAGGGTACATTGTTCCAACAGAACGCTAGGCTAGCTGTTCAGGAAGCAGTTGTAAATGCACCGCGTAATAATGGCTATGCACGTGCTCAAGTGTCAGTGCCCGGTCCTTCCAACGAGACAGCTTATGTTCTCGCTGATTGTTGGAAGACACTGAGCGCGAATTCCTGTGCAGCGTGTTTGCAAAATGCATCTGCATCCATGTTGGGATGCTTGCCTTGGACAGAAGGTAGAGCTCTGTACACCGGATGCTTCATGAGGTATTCCAATACAAATTTTCTCAATGATATTTTCGCCAGTGGAGACTCGTCATCAAGAG GAAACATTGTTGTCATTGTAATCGTTGTTGTTAGCTCCGTGGTCGTTTTAGGAGTAGGTGCTGTCATTGGTATTTATGTCTGGAAGAACAAACAAATccagaagaagagaaaag GTGCAAATGACGCGGAGAAATTAGTGAAGATCCTTCATGACAACAGCTTGAACTTCAAGTATTCTACGCTTGACAAAGCCACAGGGTCATTTGATGAGGCCAACAAGCTCGGGCAAGGTGGATTTGGCACGGTTTATAAG GGTGTTTTGGCAGATGGGAGAGAGATCGCTGTCAAAAGGTTGTTCTTCAACAACAAACACAGAGCTGCAGATTTTTATAACGAGGTTAACATAATCAGTAGCGTCGAGCACAAGAATTTGGTTAGGTTATTGGGATGCAGCTGTGCAGGACCGGAAAGCCTTCTTGTATACGAGTTCCTTCCTAACAAGAGTCTTGATCGCTTCATATTTG ACCCTATCAAAGGTAAAGCTCTAAACTGGGAGAAGAGATTTGAGATAATTATAGGGACCGTGGAAGGTTTGGTATACCTCCACGAGAACACAAAGACACGAATAATTCACAGAGACATAAAAGCAAGCAACATCCTGTTGGACTCGAGGTTCCGTGCAAAGATTGCTGATTTTGGGTTGGCCAGGTCATTCCAAGAAGACAAAAGTCACATAAGCACTGCCATTGCTGGCACATT AGGATATATGGCTCCAGAGTACTTAGCACATGGCCAATTAACAGAAAAAGCAGATGTTTACAGCTTTGGAGTTCTTCTACTTGAAATTGTTACTGGAAGGCAAAATAACAGGAGCAAACACGCCGAATACACAGACAGCTTAGTTTccatt GCGTGGGAGCACTTTCAACGCGGGATAGTGAAGAAATTGTTCGATCCAAATCTCATGTTGAATAACAACCATACAATCAATGTACAAAATGAGATCACGAGAGTTTTACATGTTGGACTTTTGTGTACTCAAGAGATCCCAACATTACGTCCATCCATGTCTAAGGCATTACAAATGTTTGTCAAGAAAGACGAAGAGTTGCCTCCTCCAACTAATCCGCCATTCGTGGATGAGAAAACCATGGAACTTCATGACCCTTGGGAGAAGTACTCGCTTAAACAAGGCGATTCTGCTTCAATTGCCAACTTATCTCACAGTTCTTTTTACCCCAGATGA
- the LOC129885222 gene encoding cysteine-rich receptor-like protein kinase 2 isoform X2 produces the protein METISQQMRTRGYGVSVTGTGPDANYGLAQCYGDLSLLDCVLCYAEARTVLPQCFPYNGGRIYLDGCFMRAENYTFYDQYLGPEDRHVCGNRTTKGTLFQQNARLAVQEAVVNAPRNNGYARAQVSVPGPSNETAYVLADCWKTLSANSCAACLQNASASMLGCLPWTEGRALYTGCFMRYSNTNFLNDIFASGDSSSRGNIVVIVIVVVSSVVVLGVGAVIGIYVWKNKQIQKKRKGANDAEKLVKILHDNSLNFKYSTLDKATGSFDEANKLGQGGFGTVYKGVLADGREIAVKRLFFNNKHRAADFYNEVNIISSVEHKNLVRLLGCSCAGPESLLVYEFLPNKSLDRFIFDPIKGKALNWEKRFEIIIGTVEGLVYLHENTKTRIIHRDIKASNILLDSRFRAKIADFGLARSFQEDKSHISTAIAGTLGYMAPEYLAHGQLTEKADVYSFGVLLLEIVTGRQNNRSKHAEYTDSLVSIAWEHFQRGIVKKLFDPNLMLNNNHTINVQNEITRVLHVGLLCTQEIPTLRPSMSKALQMFVKKDEELPPPTNPPFVDEKTMELHDPWEKYSLKQGDSASIANLSHSSFYPR, from the exons ATGGAAACTATAAGCCAGCAAATGAGAACTAGAGGATATGGAGTATCAGTTACTGGCACTGGACCAGATGCTAACTATGGACTTGCCCAATGCTATGGTGATCTTTCTTTACTCGACTGCGTCTTATGCTATGCTGAAGCGCGAACGGTTCTGCCCCAGTGCTTCCCTTATAACGGAGGGCGAATTTATCTTGATGGATGCTTTATGAGAGCGGAGAATTACACGTTCTATGACCAGTACTTAGGTCCAGAGGACAGGCATGTATGTGGAAACAGGACGACAAAGGGTACATTGTTCCAACAGAACGCTAGGCTAGCTGTTCAGGAAGCAGTTGTAAATGCACCGCGTAATAATGGCTATGCACGTGCTCAAGTGTCAGTGCCCGGTCCTTCCAACGAGACAGCTTATGTTCTCGCTGATTGTTGGAAGACACTGAGCGCGAATTCCTGTGCAGCGTGTTTGCAAAATGCATCTGCATCCATGTTGGGATGCTTGCCTTGGACAGAAGGTAGAGCTCTGTACACCGGATGCTTCATGAGGTATTCCAATACAAATTTTCTCAATGATATTTTCGCCAGTGGAGACTCGTCATCAAGAG GAAACATTGTTGTCATTGTAATCGTTGTTGTTAGCTCCGTGGTCGTTTTAGGAGTAGGTGCTGTCATTGGTATTTATGTCTGGAAGAACAAACAAATccagaagaagagaaaag GTGCAAATGACGCGGAGAAATTAGTGAAGATCCTTCATGACAACAGCTTGAACTTCAAGTATTCTACGCTTGACAAAGCCACAGGGTCATTTGATGAGGCCAACAAGCTCGGGCAAGGTGGATTTGGCACGGTTTATAAG GGTGTTTTGGCAGATGGGAGAGAGATCGCTGTCAAAAGGTTGTTCTTCAACAACAAACACAGAGCTGCAGATTTTTATAACGAGGTTAACATAATCAGTAGCGTCGAGCACAAGAATTTGGTTAGGTTATTGGGATGCAGCTGTGCAGGACCGGAAAGCCTTCTTGTATACGAGTTCCTTCCTAACAAGAGTCTTGATCGCTTCATATTTG ACCCTATCAAAGGTAAAGCTCTAAACTGGGAGAAGAGATTTGAGATAATTATAGGGACCGTGGAAGGTTTGGTATACCTCCACGAGAACACAAAGACACGAATAATTCACAGAGACATAAAAGCAAGCAACATCCTGTTGGACTCGAGGTTCCGTGCAAAGATTGCTGATTTTGGGTTGGCCAGGTCATTCCAAGAAGACAAAAGTCACATAAGCACTGCCATTGCTGGCACATT AGGATATATGGCTCCAGAGTACTTAGCACATGGCCAATTAACAGAAAAAGCAGATGTTTACAGCTTTGGAGTTCTTCTACTTGAAATTGTTACTGGAAGGCAAAATAACAGGAGCAAACACGCCGAATACACAGACAGCTTAGTTTccatt GCGTGGGAGCACTTTCAACGCGGGATAGTGAAGAAATTGTTCGATCCAAATCTCATGTTGAATAACAACCATACAATCAATGTACAAAATGAGATCACGAGAGTTTTACATGTTGGACTTTTGTGTACTCAAGAGATCCCAACATTACGTCCATCCATGTCTAAGGCATTACAAATGTTTGTCAAGAAAGACGAAGAGTTGCCTCCTCCAACTAATCCGCCATTCGTGGATGAGAAAACCATGGAACTTCATGACCCTTGGGAGAAGTACTCGCTTAAACAAGGCGATTCTGCTTCAATTGCCAACTTATCTCACAGTTCTTTTTACCCCAGATGA
- the LOC129887930 gene encoding cysteine-rich receptor-like protein kinase 2 isoform X2: MERATPSLLCSHFVIMLILLLTDTSVAEPRSQIIQLICGNSTTVSVENSVRTLEKLSEQLSSRGYGVGVTGTGPDATYGLGQCYGDLSLIDCSLCFSEARTHITLCFPNNGGRIYLDGCFMRAENYRFNDQYLGPEDRRVCGNRTTKGSLFQQNARLAVQQAAANAPSNNGYARAQVSMHRPFNDTAYVLADCWKTLNANSCAACLQNASASMLGCLPWSEGRALYTGCFMRYSDTNFLNAISTSGGSSSRGKVVVTVIVVSSAVVLGAGAFIGIGVWKNKQIQKKRKGANDAEKLVKILHDISLNFKYSALDKATGSFDEANKLGQGGFGTVYKGVLADGREIAVKRLFFNNKHRVADFYNEVNIVSSIEHKNLIRLLGCSCSGPESLLVYELLPNQSLDRFIFDPIKGKALNWEKRFEIIIGTVEGLVYLHENTKTRIIHRDIKASNILLDSRLRAKIADFGLARSFQDDKSHISTVLAGTLGYMAPEYLAHGQLTEKADVYSLGVLLLEIVTGRQNNTRKNTEYTISLVSDVWEHFQRGIVKELFDPNLMLHNCHTINVQNEVVRVLHVGLLCTQEIPTLRPSMSKALQMFIKKDEELPHPTKPPFVDDKTMELHDPWEKYSLKQGESATIAVLSHSSFYPR; the protein is encoded by the exons ATGGAGAGAGCAACTCCTTCATTGTTATGTAGTCACTTTGTTATCATGTTGATCCTACTTCTAACAGATACATCAGTGGCTGAACCAAGATCCCAGATAATCCAGCTCATATGTGGAAACAGCACGACGGTTTCCGTAGAAAATTCTGTTCGTACATTAGAAAAATTAAGTGAACAACTGAGTAGTAGAGGATATGGAGTAGGAGTTACTGGCACTGGACCAGATGCTACCTATGGACTTGGCCAATGCTATGGTGATCTTTCATTAATTGACTGTAGCTTATGCTTCTCTGAAGCGCGGACCCATATTACCCTGTGCTTCCCTAATAATGGAGGGCGAATTTATCTTGATGGCTGCTTTATGAGAGCGGAAAATTACAGGTTCAATGACCAGTATTTAGGTCCAGAGGACAGGCGAGTATGCGGAAACAGGACGACAAAGGGTTCATTGTTCCAACAGAATGCTAGGCTAGCCGTTCAACAAGCAGCTGCAAATGCACCGAGTAATAATGGCTATGCGCGTGCCCAAGTGTCAATGCACAGGCCTTTCAATGATACAGCTTATGTTCTCGCTGATTGCTGGAAGACGCTGAATGCAAATTCTTGTGCAGCGTGTTTACAAAATGCATCTGCATCCATGTTGGGATGCTTACCTTGGTCAGAAGGTAGAGCTCTGTACACCGGATGCTTCATGAGGTATTCCGATACCAATTTTCTCAATGCTATTTCTACCAGTGGAGGCTCGTCATCAAGGg GAAAAGTTGTAGTCACTGTCATTGTTGTTAGTTCCGCAGTCGTTTTGGGAGCAGGTGCTTTCATTGGTATTGGCGTCTGGAAGAACAAACAAATccagaagaagagaaaag GTGCAAATGATGCCGAGAAATTAGTGAAGATCCTTCATGACATCAGCTTGAACTTCAAGTACTCGGCACTTGACAAAGCCACAGGGTCATTTGATGAGGCCAACAAGCTCGGGCAAGGTGGATTTGGCACGGTTTATAAG GGTGTTTTAGCAGATGGGAGAGAGATCGCCGTCAAAAGGCTGTTCTTCAACAACAAACATAGAGTTGCAGATTTTTATAACGAGGTTAACATAGTCAGCAGCATTGAGCACAAAAATTTGATAAGGTTATTGGGTTGCAGCTGCTCAGGACCGGAAAGCCTTCTTGTATACGAGCTCCTCCCTAACCAAAGTCTTGATCGCTTCATATTTG ACCCTATCAAAGGTAAAGCTCTAAACTGGGAGAAGAGATTTGAGATAATTATAGGTACGGTAGAAGGATTGGTATACCTTCACGAGAACACAAAGACACGAATAATTCACAGAGACATAAAAGCAAGCAACATCCTGTTGGACTCGAGGCTCCGTGCAAAAATAGCTGATTTTGGATTGGCCAGGTCATTCCAAGACGACAAGAGTCACATAAGCACTGTCCTTGCTGGCACATT AGGATATATGGCTCCAGAATACTTAGCGCACGGTCAGTTAACAGAAAAAGCAGACGTCTACAGCTTAGGAGTTCTTCTACTAGAGATTGTTACTGGAAGACAAAATAACACGAGAAAAAACACCGAATATACAATCAGCTTAGTTTCTGAT GTGTGGGAGCACTTTCAACGCGGGATAGTGAAGGAACTTTTCGATCCGAATCTCATGTTGCATAACTGCCATACAATCAATGTACAAAATGAGGTTGTGAGAGTGTTACATGTTGGACTTTTGTGCACTCAAGAGATCCCAACGTTACGGCCATCCATGTCTAAGGCATTACAAATGTTCATCAAGAAAGATGAAGAGTTGCCTCATCCTACTAAGCCGCCATTCGTGGATGACAAAACTATGGAACTTCATGACCCTTGGGAGAAGTACTCGCTTAAACAAGGCGAATCTGCTACGATTGCCGTCTTATCTCACAGTTCTTTTTACCCCAGATGA
- the LOC129887931 gene encoding cysteine-rich receptor-like protein kinase 2: MEGATPSVLCSHFVIMLILLLPDTSVAEPRSQIIQLICGNRTTVSTPNFVGTMETLSEQMRSRGYGVGVTGNGPDANYGLSQCYGDLSLIDCVLCFSEARTLFPGCFPNNGARIYLDGCFMRAENYRFYDQYLGPEDRRVCGNRTTKGSLFQQNARLAVQQAAANAPSNNGYARAQVSMHRPSNDKAYVLADCWKTLSANSCAACLQNASASMLGCLPWSEGRALYTGCFMRYSDTNFLNAISTGGGLSSRGKVVVTVIVVSSAVVLGAGAFIGIGVWKNKQIQKKRKGANDAEELVKILHDISLNFKYSALDKATGSFDEANKLGQGGFGTVYKGVLADGREIAVKRLFFNNKHRVADFYNEINIVSSIEHKNLIRLLGCSCSGPENLLVYEFLPNQSLDRFIFDPIKGKALNWEKRFEIIIGMAEGLVYLHENTKTRIIHRDIKASNILLDSRLRAKIADFGLARSFQDDKSHISTVLAGTLGYMAPEYLAHGQLTEKADVYSFGVLLLEIVTGRQNNMRKNANYTVSIVSDVWEHFQRGIVKELFDPNLMLHNCHTINVQNEVVRVLHVGLLCTQEIPTLRPSMSKALQMFIKKDEELPHPTKPPFVDDKTMELHDPWEKYSLKQGESATIAILSHSSFNPR, translated from the exons ATGGAGGGAGCAACACCTTCTGTGTTATGTAGTCACTTTGTTATCATGTTGATCCTACTTCTACCAGATACATCAGTGGCTGAACCAAGATCCCAGATAATCCAGCTCATATGTGGAAATAGAACGACGGTTTCCACCCCAAATTTTGTTGGTACAATGGAAACTTTAAGTGAACAAATGAGAAGTAGAGGATATGGAGTAGGAGTTACTGGCAATGGACCAGATGCTAATTATGGACTTAGCCAATGCTATGGTGATCTTTCATTAATTGATTGTGTCTTATGCTTCTCTGAAGCGCGGACCCTTTTTCCCGGGTGCTTCCCTAATAATGGAGCGCGAATTTATCTTGATGGCTGCTTTATGAGAGCAGAAAATTACAGGTTCTATGACCAGTATTTAGGTCCAGAGGACAGGCGAGTATGCGGAAACAGGACGACAAAGGGTTCATTGTTCCAACAGAATGCTAGGCTAGCTGTTCAACAAGCAGCTGCAAATGCACCGAGTAATAATGGCTATGCGCGTGCCCAAGTGTCAATGCACAGGCCTTCCAATGATAAAGCTTATGTTCTCGCTGATTGCTGGAAGACGCTGAGTGCAAATTCTTGTGCAGCGTGTTTACAAAATGCATCTGCATCCATGTTGGGATGCTTACCTTGGTCAGAAGGTAGAGCTCTGTACACCGGATGCTTCATGAGGTATTCCGATACCAATTTTCTCAATGCTATTTCTACCGGTGGAGGCTTGTCATCAAGGg GAAAAGTTGTAGTCACTGTCATTGTTGTTAGTTCCGCAGTCGTTTTGGGAGCAGGTGCTTTCATTGGTATTGGCGTCTGGAAGAACAAACAAATccagaagaagagaaaag GTGCAAATGATGCCGAGGAATTAGTGAAGATCCTTCATGACATCAGCTTGAACTTCAAGTACTCGGCACTTGACAAAGCCACAGGGTCATTTGATGAGGCCAACAAGCTCGGGCAAGGTGGATTTGGCACGGTTTATAAG GGTGTTTTGGCAGATGGGAGAGAGATCGCCGTCAAAAGGCTGTTCTTCAACAACAAACACAGAGTTGCAGATTTTTATAACGAGATTAACATAGTCAGCAGCATTGAGCACAAAAATTTGATAAGGTTATTGGGTTGCAGCTGCTCAGGACCGGAAAACCTTCTTGTATACGAGTTCCTCCCTAACCAAAGTCTTGATCGCTTCATATTTG ACCCTATCAAAGGTAAAGCTCTAAACTGGGAGAAGAGATTTGAGATAATTATAGGTATGGCAGAAGGATTGGTATACCTTCACGAGAACACAAAGACACGAATAATTCACAGAGACATAAAAGCAAGCAACATCCTGTTGGACTCGAGGCTCCGTGCAAAAATAGCTGATTTTGGGTTGGCCAGGTCATTCCAAGACGACAAGAGTCACATAAGCACTGTCCTTGCTGGCACATT AGGATATATGGCTCCAGAATACTTGGCGCACGGTCAGCTAACAGAAAAAGCAGACGTCTACAGCTTTGGAGTTCTTCTACTAGAGATTGTTACTGGAAGACAAAATAACATGAGAAAAAACGCCAATTATACAGTCAGCATAGTTTCTGAT GTGTGGGAGCACTTTCAACGCGGGATAGTGAAGGAACTTTTTGATCCGAATCTCATGTTGCATAACTGCCATACAATCAATGTACAAAATGAGGTTGTGAGAGTGTTACATGTTGGACTTTTGTGCACTCAAGAGATCCCAACGTTACGGCCATCCATGTCTAAGGCATTACAAATGTTCATCAAGAAAGATGAAGAGTTGCCTCATCCTACTAAGCCGCCATTCGTGGATGACAAAACCATGGAACTTCATGACCCTTGGGAGAAGTACTCGCTTAAACAAGGCGAATCTGCTACGATTGCCATCTTATCTCATAGTTCTTTTAACCCCAGATGA